A window from Microbispora sp. ZYX-F-249 encodes these proteins:
- a CDS encoding PH domain-containing protein: MSRTAVWYWAARAALGWLVVIAAQVFWLVVDDENALPVTTHAAVLVVTAVVAVAHVTVMPQWRYRVHRWEATSAAVFTQSGWFKQEWRIAPVSRIQTVDSERGPLEQLFRLANVTVTTASAAGPIKVGGLDRDTAQRLVADLTAAAQATAGDAT; the protein is encoded by the coding sequence GTGAGCCGTACCGCCGTCTGGTACTGGGCCGCCCGGGCCGCCCTCGGCTGGCTCGTCGTCATCGCGGCCCAGGTGTTCTGGCTCGTGGTGGACGACGAGAACGCCCTGCCCGTCACCACGCACGCGGCCGTTCTCGTCGTCACCGCCGTCGTCGCGGTGGCGCACGTCACGGTCATGCCGCAGTGGCGCTACCGGGTGCACCGCTGGGAGGCCACCTCCGCGGCCGTCTTCACGCAGTCGGGCTGGTTCAAGCAGGAGTGGCGCATCGCCCCCGTCTCCCGCATCCAGACCGTGGACAGCGAGCGCGGTCCGCTGGAGCAGCTCTTCCGCCTGGCCAACGTCACCGTCACGACCGCATCCGCCGCCGGCCCGATCAAGGTCGGCGGCCTCGACCGGGACACCGCCCAGCGCCTGGTCGCCGACCTCACGGCCGCGGCGCAGGCCACGGCGGGTGACGCCACATGA
- a CDS encoding PH domain-containing protein: MIDPVAETVWRRLSPRMLVVHPFQEVVRAAPALLGLLVAGSSSGGKGHLWTVGGVGLMVVLGMLRWFTTTYRITPEHVQVRRGLLTRKVLTVPRDRVRTVDVTSHVLHRVLGLARVEVGTGTSERRHEGRLKLDALTTAEAARLRVELLHRSPAASTASAEKAVVTPPAGSTPAAETELARMRPEWVRFGPFTMSGLVTVGVVAGFVSRLVSEGNVDLGRVGPVRETWRWFSALSLPLEIATVVLVLVVFVSVASTLGYVLAFGNFRLTRHAEGTLHVTRGLLTTRATTIEERRLRGVEVGEPLLLRAVRGARLAAVTTGLRAAQGAQRGGSMLLPPAPRERAVSVARLVLPRVSAGTRDARDAAASGGASPVTAGLTAHGPAALRRRFTRAYGVHALVLAALLALCWWAGLPSWTWLTTAALLPLTALLAADRYRSLGHALTSGYLITRWGSIVRRRVVLECDGVIGWNIERSFFQRRAGLATLTATTAAGKQGYQVRDVDLAEALRLATAGTPGLLDPFLVEARTMSTLSANSM, encoded by the coding sequence ATGATCGATCCCGTGGCCGAGACGGTCTGGCGCCGGCTGAGCCCGCGCATGCTGGTGGTCCACCCCTTCCAGGAGGTCGTACGGGCCGCCCCGGCGCTGCTCGGCCTGCTGGTCGCGGGGTCGAGCAGCGGCGGGAAGGGCCATTTGTGGACCGTCGGCGGCGTCGGCCTCATGGTCGTGCTCGGCATGCTGCGCTGGTTCACCACGACCTACCGGATCACCCCGGAGCACGTGCAGGTCCGCCGCGGCCTGCTGACCCGGAAGGTGCTGACCGTGCCCCGCGACCGGGTCCGCACGGTGGACGTCACCTCCCACGTGCTGCACCGCGTGCTCGGCCTGGCCCGGGTCGAGGTGGGGACGGGCACCTCGGAGCGCAGACACGAGGGCCGGCTCAAGCTCGACGCGCTGACCACCGCCGAGGCCGCCCGCCTGCGCGTGGAACTGCTGCACCGCTCTCCCGCCGCCTCCACCGCTTCGGCAGAGAAGGCCGTCGTGACGCCTCCCGCCGGAAGCACACCGGCGGCGGAGACCGAGCTCGCGCGGATGCGTCCCGAGTGGGTCAGGTTCGGGCCGTTCACGATGTCCGGGCTCGTCACCGTGGGCGTCGTCGCCGGCTTCGTGTCCCGCCTGGTCTCGGAGGGCAACGTCGATCTCGGCCGGGTCGGGCCCGTCCGGGAGACCTGGCGGTGGTTCAGCGCGCTGTCGCTCCCGCTGGAGATCGCGACGGTGGTGCTCGTGCTGGTCGTGTTCGTGAGCGTCGCCTCCACGCTCGGCTACGTGCTGGCCTTCGGCAACTTCCGGCTGACCCGGCACGCCGAGGGCACCCTGCACGTGACCCGGGGACTGCTGACCACGCGGGCCACCACCATCGAGGAACGGCGGCTGCGCGGCGTCGAGGTCGGCGAGCCGCTGCTCCTGCGCGCCGTACGCGGGGCCCGCCTGGCGGCGGTGACCACCGGCCTGCGCGCGGCACAGGGCGCCCAGCGCGGCGGATCGATGCTGCTGCCGCCCGCGCCGCGTGAGCGGGCCGTGTCGGTGGCCCGGCTCGTGCTCCCCCGCGTCTCCGCCGGCACCCGGGACGCCCGTGATGCCGCGGCCTCCGGCGGCGCCTCGCCGGTCACCGCGGGCCTGACCGCGCACGGCCCGGCCGCGCTGCGCCGCAGGTTCACCCGCGCGTACGGCGTGCACGCGCTGGTGCTGGCCGCGCTGCTCGCGCTGTGCTGGTGGGCCGGGCTGCCCTCGTGGACGTGGCTCACCACCGCCGCCCTGCTGCCGCTGACGGCCCTGCTGGCCGCCGACCGCTACCGCTCGCTCGGCCACGCGCTGACGTCCGGCTACCTGATCACCCGCTGGGGCTCGATCGTGCGCCGCCGCGTGGTGCTGGAGTGCGACGGCGTCATCGGCTGGAACATCGAGCGCTCGTTCTTCCAGCGCCGGGCCGGCCTGGCGACGCTGACGGCGACCACGGCGGCGGGCAAGCAGGGCTACCAGGTGCGCGACGTCGACCTCGCCGAGGCGCTGCGCCTCGCCACCGCGGGCACCCCGGGGCTGCTCGACCCGTTCCTCGTCGAGGCCCGCACCATGTCCACCTTGTCGGCTAATAGCATGTGA
- a CDS encoding LLM class flavin-dependent oxidoreductase, with the protein MRLGVVFDRDLPPESLPAFAGELDGTAVSDLWVVEDLGWTGGISSAATALAATSRLRVGLGITPAPLRNPMLLAMELANLTRLHPGRLAAGIGHGVQAWMRQAGAAASSPLSLLEETITSVRALLRGETVTLHGREVRLDGVRLVHPPAEPPPVLAGVVSPRSLALSGRVAQGTILPEGLGPEEVRSMIERIGATGDHEVVAFVHLYVGDGAREAMRPAAEEQAAFLRVPPEEVAMATGSPEEASAHVRALWEAGVSTVAVRPVGADPLSHVHKLLSAL; encoded by the coding sequence GTGAGGCTTGGAGTCGTCTTCGACCGCGACCTGCCACCGGAGTCGCTCCCGGCGTTCGCCGGGGAACTCGACGGCACGGCGGTCTCCGACCTGTGGGTGGTGGAGGACCTCGGCTGGACGGGCGGGATCTCCTCGGCGGCCACGGCACTGGCCGCGACCTCACGCCTGCGCGTGGGCCTCGGCATCACCCCGGCGCCCCTGCGCAATCCGATGCTGCTGGCGATGGAGCTGGCCAATCTGACCCGCCTGCACCCCGGGCGGCTCGCCGCAGGCATCGGGCACGGCGTGCAGGCGTGGATGCGCCAGGCGGGCGCCGCCGCCTCGTCGCCGCTGTCGCTGCTGGAGGAGACGATCACGTCCGTACGGGCGCTGCTGCGCGGCGAGACCGTCACCCTGCACGGACGCGAGGTGCGCCTGGACGGCGTCCGCCTCGTCCACCCGCCGGCCGAGCCGCCACCGGTCCTCGCCGGAGTGGTGAGCCCGCGCTCGCTGGCCCTGTCGGGACGGGTGGCCCAGGGCACGATCCTCCCCGAGGGACTCGGCCCGGAGGAGGTGCGGTCGATGATCGAGCGGATCGGCGCGACCGGCGACCACGAAGTGGTGGCGTTCGTCCACCTCTACGTCGGCGACGGCGCACGCGAGGCCATGCGGCCCGCGGCGGAGGAGCAGGCGGCGTTCCTGCGGGTGCCGCCGGAGGAGGTCGCCATGGCGACGGGCTCGCCGGAAGAGGCGTCCGCACACGTCAGGGCGCTGTGGGAGGCGGGCGTCTCCACGGTCGCCGTCCGCCCGGTGGGCGCCGACCCGCTCTCCCACGTCCACAAGCTCCTGTCCGCCCTCTGA
- the speB gene encoding agmatinase, with protein sequence MSRYGQMFGPDITFLGVERCDLDDPAGYADADVVILGAPFDGGTSHRPGARFGPNAIRQTCYLPHDGSRPSLALRVDALKDLRVLDAGDVETYAGDIEGSLRAIEDAVAAIAASGAIPVVLGGDHTIALPDATGVARHHGFGRISMIHFDAHADTGDIEFGHLHGHGQPMRRLIESGAIRGDRFLQVGLRGYWPGPDILDWMAGQRMRSYEMTEIVARGLDECLTEAYAIALDDCDGVYLSVDVDVCDPGHAPGTGTPEPGGLSARQLLDAVRRTCYELPVVGLEIVEVAPPYDHADITAYLGNRVVLEALSAIARRRRDAAEGTRWDPKQPLLDGR encoded by the coding sequence TTGTCCCGCTACGGCCAGATGTTCGGCCCCGACATCACGTTCCTCGGCGTCGAGCGGTGCGACCTCGACGACCCCGCCGGCTACGCGGACGCCGACGTCGTCATCCTGGGCGCGCCGTTCGACGGCGGCACCTCCCACCGTCCGGGTGCGCGCTTCGGCCCGAACGCCATCCGCCAGACCTGCTATCTCCCCCACGACGGCTCCCGCCCGAGCCTCGCGCTGCGGGTGGACGCCCTCAAGGACCTGCGGGTGCTGGACGCCGGGGACGTGGAGACCTACGCCGGGGACATCGAGGGCAGCCTGCGCGCGATCGAGGACGCGGTCGCCGCGATCGCGGCCTCCGGGGCGATCCCCGTCGTCCTCGGCGGCGACCACACGATCGCCCTGCCCGACGCGACCGGCGTGGCCCGTCACCACGGCTTCGGCCGGATCTCGATGATCCACTTCGACGCGCACGCCGACACCGGCGACATCGAGTTCGGCCACCTGCACGGCCACGGGCAGCCGATGCGGCGGCTCATCGAGTCGGGCGCGATCCGGGGCGACCGGTTCCTGCAGGTCGGCCTGCGCGGCTACTGGCCGGGGCCGGACATCCTCGACTGGATGGCCGGCCAGCGCATGCGGTCGTACGAGATGACCGAGATCGTCGCCAGGGGCCTCGACGAGTGCCTCACCGAGGCGTACGCGATCGCGCTCGACGACTGCGACGGGGTCTACCTGTCGGTGGACGTGGACGTCTGCGACCCGGGGCACGCGCCGGGCACCGGCACGCCCGAGCCGGGCGGCCTGTCGGCCCGCCAGCTCCTCGACGCCGTACGCCGCACCTGTTACGAGCTGCCCGTCGTCGGCCTGGAGATCGTCGAGGTGGCCCCGCCGTACGACCACGCGGACATCACGGCGTACCTCGGCAACCGGGTCGTCCTCGAGGCGCTGTCGGCGATCGCCCGCCGCCGCAGGGACGCCGCGGAAGGCACCCGCTGGGACCCGAAGCAGCCCCTCCTCGACGGCCGCTGA